Proteins encoded by one window of Hypomesus transpacificus isolate Combined female unplaced genomic scaffold, fHypTra1 scaffold_116, whole genome shotgun sequence:
- the acsl4b gene encoding long-chain-fatty-acid--CoA ligase 4b isoform X1 has product MGGKIDMHYIVFSPVYLLMWLYTLITFVPWYLLTDPGKKKTMAKRVKAKSTTGQPEGPYRSVDHFDSLAREDFDGKDTLDKLFKHAVQRFGKADCLGTREVLSEENETQPNGKVFKKLILGKYRWQSYDEVDQVIDHLGSGLAALGQQPRATIALFCETRAEWMVTAQACFRRNFPLVTLYATLGEEAVAYGLKDCGATHLITSAELLETKLKHALGEMPNLKHIIYVDNKTISKTGYPDNVHIHSMQAVQELGAKSENCEWGGNAPNNKHQKDTMSS; this is encoded by the exons ATGGGCGGCAAGATAGACATGCATTACATCGTGTTCTCGCCTGTGTACCTGTTGATGTGGCTGTACACGCTGATCACCTTTGTCCCGTGGTATTTGCTCACTGACCCGGGGAAGAAGAAAACCATGGCCAAAAGAGTCAAAGCCAAGTCGACCACCGGCCAACCCGAGGGGCCCTATCGCTCCGTGGACCACTTTGACTCTCTGGCCCGGGAGGACTTTGACGGCAAAGACACCCTGGACAAGCTGTTCAAGCACGCCGTGCAGCGATTCGGCAAAGCCGACTGCCTCGgcaccagggaggtgttgagCGAGGAGAACGAGACGCAACCCAACGGGAAGGTCTTCAAAAAG CTGATCCTGGGGAAGTACAGGTGGCAGTCCTACGACGAGGTGGACCAGGTCATCGACCACCTGGGGAGCGGCCTGGCGGCGCTGGGCCAGCAGCCCCGGGCCACCATCGCCCTCTTCTGCGAGACGCGGGCCGAGTGGATGGTCACGGCACAGGCCTGCTTCCGACGCAACTTTCCCT TGGTGACGCTATATGCTACGCTGGGGGAGGAAGCGGTGGCCTATGGACTGAAGGATTGTGGAGCCACTCACCTCATCACTAGCGCTGAGCTTCTGGAGACCAAACTCAAA CATGCGCTGGGAGAGATGCCAAACTTGAAACACATCATTTACGTGGACAACAAGACCATCAGCAAGACGGGTTACCCAGACAACGTCCACATCCACAGCATGCAGGCTGTACAAGAGCTGGGAGCCAAGTCGGAGAACTGTGAGTGGGGGGGGAACGCACCCAACAACAAACACCAAAAAGACACAATGTCAAGTTAA
- the acsl4b gene encoding long-chain-fatty-acid--CoA ligase 4b isoform X2, with amino-acid sequence MAKRVKAKSTTGQPEGPYRSVDHFDSLAREDFDGKDTLDKLFKHAVQRFGKADCLGTREVLSEENETQPNGKVFKKLILGKYRWQSYDEVDQVIDHLGSGLAALGQQPRATIALFCETRAEWMVTAQACFRRNFPLVTLYATLGEEAVAYGLKDCGATHLITSAELLETKLKHALGEMPNLKHIIYVDNKTISKTGYPDNVHIHSMQAVQELGAKSENCEWGGNAPNNKHQKDTMSS; translated from the exons ATGGCCAAAAGAGTCAAAGCCAAGTCGACCACCGGCCAACCCGAGGGGCCCTATCGCTCCGTGGACCACTTTGACTCTCTGGCCCGGGAGGACTTTGACGGCAAAGACACCCTGGACAAGCTGTTCAAGCACGCCGTGCAGCGATTCGGCAAAGCCGACTGCCTCGgcaccagggaggtgttgagCGAGGAGAACGAGACGCAACCCAACGGGAAGGTCTTCAAAAAG CTGATCCTGGGGAAGTACAGGTGGCAGTCCTACGACGAGGTGGACCAGGTCATCGACCACCTGGGGAGCGGCCTGGCGGCGCTGGGCCAGCAGCCCCGGGCCACCATCGCCCTCTTCTGCGAGACGCGGGCCGAGTGGATGGTCACGGCACAGGCCTGCTTCCGACGCAACTTTCCCT TGGTGACGCTATATGCTACGCTGGGGGAGGAAGCGGTGGCCTATGGACTGAAGGATTGTGGAGCCACTCACCTCATCACTAGCGCTGAGCTTCTGGAGACCAAACTCAAA CATGCGCTGGGAGAGATGCCAAACTTGAAACACATCATTTACGTGGACAACAAGACCATCAGCAAGACGGGTTACCCAGACAACGTCCACATCCACAGCATGCAGGCTGTACAAGAGCTGGGAGCCAAGTCGGAGAACTGTGAGTGGGGGGGGAACGCACCCAACAACAAACACCAAAAAGACACAATGTCAAGTTAA
- the stag2a gene encoding cohesin subunit SA-2a isoform X1, translated as MIAAQELHSDFQFPQEPDTQLSSDTDLEDPDGKNAKTWKGKAGKKGKKAPGEKAKGGPGGKGVGRVNGHHQENGMETMTLFEVVKMGKSATQSVVDDWIESYKHDRDVALLDLINFFIQCSGCKGAVSGEMFRNMQNSEIIRKMTEEFDEDSGDYPLTTAGPQWKKFKSSFGEFIGVLVRQCQYSIVYDEYMMDTVISLLTGLSDSQVRAFRHTSTLAAMKLMTALVNVALNLSINMDNTQRQYEAERNKVVGKRANGKLELLLQKRKELQENQDEIENMMNAIFKGVFVHRYRDAIADIRAICIEEIGVWMKMYSDAFLNDSYLKYVGWTMHDKQGEVRLKCLTALQGLYYNRELNTRLELFTSRFKDRIVSMTLDKEYDVAVQAIKLLTLVLHSSDEVLTAEDCESVYHLVYSAHRPLAVATGEFLYKKLFSHRGPEEEGLPRRGRQSHNGGLIKTTVFFFLESELHEHGAYLVDSLWEYAAELLKDWESMISLLLDEPMPGEEALTDRQETALIELMLCAIRQACECHPPVGRGTGKRVLTAKEKKTQLDDRTKITEIFAVALPLLLAKYSVDAEKVTNLLQLPQFFDLEIYTTGRLEKHLESLMRQIREVVEKHTETDVLEACSMTYHALCNEEFTIFNKVDIARSQLLDELVDKFNRLLEDFLQEGEEPDEDDAYQVLSTLKRITAFHNAHDLSQWDLFASNYKLLNTGLQNGDMPEQIVIHAMQCTHYIILWHLAKVSEGSSKKGDMATLRKQMRAFCLMCQRYLTSVNTTVKEQAFTILCDALMIFSHQIVSSGREQLESLIYTPDSSLQAELLSFILDHVFIDQDEDNNSTDGQQDDEASKIEALHKRRNLLAAYCKLIIYNVVEMNTGADIFKQYMRYYNDYGDIIKETMAKTRQIDKIQCAKTLILSLQQLFNEMLSDLGCNFDRSSSSFCVMKELARRFSLTFGLDQLKTREAIAMLHKDGIEFAFKEPSPQGEGNPPLNLAFLDILSEFSSKLLRQDKKTVHLYLERFMTFQMALQREDCWLPLISYRNSLQAGGDDDTMSVISGISSRGSTVRSKKAKPASTGKRKLPEEETSCSSTDAVWLNREQGAQTPGMMPSAHLTSTVLRDPKKLRATDDSYVGVYAMTSEPQPHQATPHPHQATPHPHQATPHPHQATPHLHQATPLPQHHHQAPMDYNTQVTWMLAQRQQVEARQQQERASVQYAKMRSHMQHAIRRGSGLMEDDEEPIVEDVMMSSEDRLEDLNEGMDFDTMDIDLPPSKNRRERSELKPDYFDPSSIMDDSVLNVSMF; from the exons ATGATAGCAGCACAAGAGTTACACTCAGATTTCCAGTTTCCTCA GGAGCCTGatacacagttgtcatctgatACAGACCTTGAGGACCCTGATGGAAAGAATGCAAAGACATGGAAAGGAAAA GCTGGCAAGAAGGGGAAAAAAGCCCCAGGAGAAAAGGCCAAAGGTGGGCCTGGAGGAAAAGGCGTGGGTCGAGTGAACGGCCACCACCAGGAGAATGGGATGGAGACTATGACCTTGTTTGAGGTGGTGAAGATGGGAAAAAGTGCCACTCAG TCCGTTGTAGATGACTGGATTGAGTCCTACAAGCATGACCGGGACGTTGCTCTTCTGGACTTGATCAACTTCTTCATCCAGTGCTCTGGCTGTAAAG GTGCCGTCAGCGGCGAGATGTTCCGGAACATGCAGAACTCCGAGATCATCCGGAAGATGACGGAGGAGTTCGACGAG GACAGCGGGGACTACCCGCTGACGACGGCGGGGCCGCAGTGGAAGAAGTTCAAGTCGAGCTTCGGCGAGTTCATCGGCGTCCTGGTGCGCCAGTGCCAGTACAGCATCGTCTACGACGAGTACATGATGGACACGGTCATCTCGCTGCTCACCGGCCTGTCCGACTCCCAGGTCCGAGCTTTCCGACACACCAGCACGCTCGCAG CGATGAAGTTGATGACGGCGTTGGTGAACGTGGCTCTGAACCTCAGCATCAACATGGACAACACCCAGAGGCAGTATGAGGCGGAGAGGAACAAGGTGGTGGGCAAGCGAGCCAACGGCAAGCTGGAGCTCCTGTTACAGAAGCGcaaagag CTTCAGGAAAATCAGGATGAGATCGAAAACATGATGAATGCCATATTCAAAGGGGTGTTTGTTCACCGATACCG CGATGCCATAGCTGACATCCGGGCAATCTGCATCGAGGAGATTGGGGTGTGGATGAAAATGTACAGCGACGCATTTCTCAACGACAGTTATCTGAAGTACGTGGGATGGACGATGCACGACAAG caaggtgaggtgaggctgaaGTGTCTGACGGCCCTCCAGGGCCTGTACTACAACCGGGAGCTCAACACGCGCCTGGAGCTGTTCACCAGCCGCTTCAAG GATCGCATCGTGTCCATGACTCTGGACAAGGAGTATGACGTCGCCGTCCAAGCCATTAAGCTGTTGACCTTGGTCTTGCA caGCAGCGACGAGGTGCTCACGGCAGAGGACTGCGAGAGCGTGTACCACCTGGTCTACTCGGCTCACAGGCCGCTGGCCGTGGCCACCGGGGAGTTCCTCTACAAGAA GCTCTTCAGCCACCGGGgcccggaggaggaggggctgcccaggagggggaggcagagccaCAACGGCGGCCTCATCAAGACCACCGTCTTCTTCTTCCTGGAGAGCGAG CTCCACGAGCACGGGGCCTACCTGGTGGACAGCCTGTGGGAGTATGCTGCCGAGCTGCTCAAGGACTGGGAGAGCATGATCAGCCTGCTGCTGGACGAGCCCATgccgggggaggagg CCCTGACAGACCGCCAGGAGACAGCCCTGATAGAGCTCATGCTCTGTGCCATACGCCAGGCCTGCGAGTGCCACCCTCCTGTGGGCCGAGGGACCGGGAAGAGG GTCTTGACCGCCAAGGAGAAGAAGACTCAACTGGATGACCGGACGAAAATCACCGAGATTTTTGCCGTGGCTTTGCCTCTGTTGTTGGCCAAG TACTCGGTTGACGCGGAAAAAGTTACCAATTTACTCCAGCTACCGCAGTTCTTTGACCTGGAAATCTATACCACCGGTCGATTAGAAAAG CACTTGGAGTCTCTGATGCGGCAGATccgggaggtggtggagaagcaCACGGAGACGGACGTGCTGGAGGCCTGCTCCATGACCTACCACGCCCTCTGCAACGAGGAGTTCACCATCTTCAACAAGGTGGACATCGCCCGCTCCCAGCTGCTGGACGAGCTGGTGGACAAGTTCAACAGGCTCCTGGAGGACTTTCTGCAAGAG ggggaggagccagatgAAGATGATGCGTACCAGGTTCTGTCCACGCTGAAGAGAATCACCGCGTTCCACAA cGCGCACGACCTCTCTCAATGGGACTTATTCGCCAGCAATTATAAACTCCTCAACACGGGTCTCCAGAACGGGGACATGCCCGAGCAG attGTCATCCACGCGATGCAGTGCACACACTACATCATCTTGTGGCACCTCGCCAAGGTCTCCGAGGGCAGCTCCAAAAAG GGGGATATGGCGACCCTGAGGAAGCAGATGAGGGCGTTCTGCCTAATGTGTCAGCGCTACCTGACCAGCGTCAACACCACGGTCAAAGAGCAG GCCTTCACCATCCTGTGTGACGCCCTGATGATCTTCAGCCACCAGATCGTGTCGTCGGGCCGCGAGCAGCTGGAGAGCCTGATCTACACGCCCGACTCCTCCCTCCAGGCGGAGCTGCTCAGCTTCATCCTGGACCACGTCTTCATCGACCAGGACGAGGACAACAACAGCACAG aTGGGCAGCAAGATGACGAGGCCAGTAAGATCGAGGCGTTGCATAAAAGGCGAAACTTGCTGGCGGCCTACTGCAAGCTGATCATTTACAACGTGGTGGAGATGAACACTGGAGCAGACATATTTAAGCAGTACATGAGG TATTACAATGATTATGGAGATATCATTAAGGAGACCATGGCTAAAACAAGACAAATTGATAAAATCCAGTGTGCCAAGACACTCATTCTGAGTTTGCAGCAG TTGTTCAACGAGATGTTGTCAGATCTCGGGTGCAACTTCGACCGCTCCTCGTCCTCATTCTGCGTCATGAAAGAGCTGGCCCGACGGTTCTCCCTGACCTTTGGCCTGGATCAACTCAAGACCAGGGAGGCCATAGCCATGTTACACAA GGATGGCATCGAGTTTGCCTTCAAGGAGCCCAGTCCTCAGGGAGAGGGAAACCCACCTCTCAACCTCGCCTTTCTGGACATCCTGAGCGAGTTCTCCTCCAAACTGCTCCGGCAGGACAAGAAAACTGT TCACCTGTACCTGGAGCGGTTCATGACCTTCCAGATGGCTCTGCAGCGGGAGGACTGCTggctccccctcatctcctacAGGAACTCCCTCCAGGCCGGAGGAGACGACGACACCATGTCGGTCATCAGCGGCATCAGCAGCCGCGGCTCCACGGTCAGGAGCAAGAAGGCCAAGCCAGCCAGCACCGGCAAGCGGAAACTGCCAGAAG AAGAGACCAGCTGCAGCAGCACGGACGCCGTGTGGCTGAACCGCGAGCAGGGAGCGCAGACGCCGGGCATGATGCCCTCCgcccacctcacctccaccgTCCTGAGGGACCCCAAGAAGCTGAGGGCGACGGACGACAGCTACGTGGGCGTGTACGCCATGACGTCGGAACCGCAGCCGCACCAGGCCACGCCCCACCCGCACCAGGCCACGCCCCACCCGCACCAGGCCACGCCCCACCCGCACCAGGCCACGCCCCACCTGCACCAGGCCACGCCCCTCCCGCAGCACCATCACCAAGCCCCCATGGACTACAA CACCCAGGTCACTTGGATGCTGGCACAGAGGCAGCAAGTGGAGGCCCGGCAGCAACAGGAGCGTGCCAGCGTGCAGTACGCCAAGATGAGGAGCCACATGCAGCATGCCAT CCGGCGAGGGTCGGGACTCATGGAGGACGACGAAGAGCCGATAGTCGAGGATGTGATGATGTCGTCCGAGGATCGCTTGGAAGACCTCAACGAGGGCATGGATTTCGACACCATGGATATCGATCTG CCACCATCCAAGAATCGCAGGGAGAGATCGGAACTGAAGCCTGACTATTTTGATCCATCTTCTATCATGGATGATTCG GTCCTCAATGTTTCAATGTTCTAA
- the stag2a gene encoding cohesin subunit SA-2a isoform X2 translates to MIAAQELHSDFQFPQEPDTQLSSDTDLEDPDGKNAKTWKGKAGKKGKKAPGEKAKGGPGGKGVGRVNGHHQENGMETMTLFEVVKMGKSATQSVVDDWIESYKHDRDVALLDLINFFIQCSGCKGAVSGEMFRNMQNSEIIRKMTEEFDEDSGDYPLTTAGPQWKKFKSSFGEFIGVLVRQCQYSIVYDEYMMDTVISLLTGLSDSQVRAFRHTSTLAAMKLMTALVNVALNLSINMDNTQRQYEAERNKVVGKRANGKLELLLQKRKELQENQDEIENMMNAIFKGVFVHRYRDAIADIRAICIEEIGVWMKMYSDAFLNDSYLKYVGWTMHDKQGEVRLKCLTALQGLYYNRELNTRLELFTSRFKDRIVSMTLDKEYDVAVQAIKLLTLVLHSDEVLTAEDCESVYHLVYSAHRPLAVATGEFLYKKLFSHRGPEEEGLPRRGRQSHNGGLIKTTVFFFLESELHEHGAYLVDSLWEYAAELLKDWESMISLLLDEPMPGEEALTDRQETALIELMLCAIRQACECHPPVGRGTGKRVLTAKEKKTQLDDRTKITEIFAVALPLLLAKYSVDAEKVTNLLQLPQFFDLEIYTTGRLEKHLESLMRQIREVVEKHTETDVLEACSMTYHALCNEEFTIFNKVDIARSQLLDELVDKFNRLLEDFLQEGEEPDEDDAYQVLSTLKRITAFHNAHDLSQWDLFASNYKLLNTGLQNGDMPEQIVIHAMQCTHYIILWHLAKVSEGSSKKGDMATLRKQMRAFCLMCQRYLTSVNTTVKEQAFTILCDALMIFSHQIVSSGREQLESLIYTPDSSLQAELLSFILDHVFIDQDEDNNSTDGQQDDEASKIEALHKRRNLLAAYCKLIIYNVVEMNTGADIFKQYMRYYNDYGDIIKETMAKTRQIDKIQCAKTLILSLQQLFNEMLSDLGCNFDRSSSSFCVMKELARRFSLTFGLDQLKTREAIAMLHKDGIEFAFKEPSPQGEGNPPLNLAFLDILSEFSSKLLRQDKKTVHLYLERFMTFQMALQREDCWLPLISYRNSLQAGGDDDTMSVISGISSRGSTVRSKKAKPASTGKRKLPEEETSCSSTDAVWLNREQGAQTPGMMPSAHLTSTVLRDPKKLRATDDSYVGVYAMTSEPQPHQATPHPHQATPHPHQATPHPHQATPHLHQATPLPQHHHQAPMDYNTQVTWMLAQRQQVEARQQQERASVQYAKMRSHMQHAIRRGSGLMEDDEEPIVEDVMMSSEDRLEDLNEGMDFDTMDIDLPPSKNRRERSELKPDYFDPSSIMDDSVLNVSMF, encoded by the exons ATGATAGCAGCACAAGAGTTACACTCAGATTTCCAGTTTCCTCA GGAGCCTGatacacagttgtcatctgatACAGACCTTGAGGACCCTGATGGAAAGAATGCAAAGACATGGAAAGGAAAA GCTGGCAAGAAGGGGAAAAAAGCCCCAGGAGAAAAGGCCAAAGGTGGGCCTGGAGGAAAAGGCGTGGGTCGAGTGAACGGCCACCACCAGGAGAATGGGATGGAGACTATGACCTTGTTTGAGGTGGTGAAGATGGGAAAAAGTGCCACTCAG TCCGTTGTAGATGACTGGATTGAGTCCTACAAGCATGACCGGGACGTTGCTCTTCTGGACTTGATCAACTTCTTCATCCAGTGCTCTGGCTGTAAAG GTGCCGTCAGCGGCGAGATGTTCCGGAACATGCAGAACTCCGAGATCATCCGGAAGATGACGGAGGAGTTCGACGAG GACAGCGGGGACTACCCGCTGACGACGGCGGGGCCGCAGTGGAAGAAGTTCAAGTCGAGCTTCGGCGAGTTCATCGGCGTCCTGGTGCGCCAGTGCCAGTACAGCATCGTCTACGACGAGTACATGATGGACACGGTCATCTCGCTGCTCACCGGCCTGTCCGACTCCCAGGTCCGAGCTTTCCGACACACCAGCACGCTCGCAG CGATGAAGTTGATGACGGCGTTGGTGAACGTGGCTCTGAACCTCAGCATCAACATGGACAACACCCAGAGGCAGTATGAGGCGGAGAGGAACAAGGTGGTGGGCAAGCGAGCCAACGGCAAGCTGGAGCTCCTGTTACAGAAGCGcaaagag CTTCAGGAAAATCAGGATGAGATCGAAAACATGATGAATGCCATATTCAAAGGGGTGTTTGTTCACCGATACCG CGATGCCATAGCTGACATCCGGGCAATCTGCATCGAGGAGATTGGGGTGTGGATGAAAATGTACAGCGACGCATTTCTCAACGACAGTTATCTGAAGTACGTGGGATGGACGATGCACGACAAG caaggtgaggtgaggctgaaGTGTCTGACGGCCCTCCAGGGCCTGTACTACAACCGGGAGCTCAACACGCGCCTGGAGCTGTTCACCAGCCGCTTCAAG GATCGCATCGTGTCCATGACTCTGGACAAGGAGTATGACGTCGCCGTCCAAGCCATTAAGCTGTTGACCTTGGTCTTGCA CAGCGACGAGGTGCTCACGGCAGAGGACTGCGAGAGCGTGTACCACCTGGTCTACTCGGCTCACAGGCCGCTGGCCGTGGCCACCGGGGAGTTCCTCTACAAGAA GCTCTTCAGCCACCGGGgcccggaggaggaggggctgcccaggagggggaggcagagccaCAACGGCGGCCTCATCAAGACCACCGTCTTCTTCTTCCTGGAGAGCGAG CTCCACGAGCACGGGGCCTACCTGGTGGACAGCCTGTGGGAGTATGCTGCCGAGCTGCTCAAGGACTGGGAGAGCATGATCAGCCTGCTGCTGGACGAGCCCATgccgggggaggagg CCCTGACAGACCGCCAGGAGACAGCCCTGATAGAGCTCATGCTCTGTGCCATACGCCAGGCCTGCGAGTGCCACCCTCCTGTGGGCCGAGGGACCGGGAAGAGG GTCTTGACCGCCAAGGAGAAGAAGACTCAACTGGATGACCGGACGAAAATCACCGAGATTTTTGCCGTGGCTTTGCCTCTGTTGTTGGCCAAG TACTCGGTTGACGCGGAAAAAGTTACCAATTTACTCCAGCTACCGCAGTTCTTTGACCTGGAAATCTATACCACCGGTCGATTAGAAAAG CACTTGGAGTCTCTGATGCGGCAGATccgggaggtggtggagaagcaCACGGAGACGGACGTGCTGGAGGCCTGCTCCATGACCTACCACGCCCTCTGCAACGAGGAGTTCACCATCTTCAACAAGGTGGACATCGCCCGCTCCCAGCTGCTGGACGAGCTGGTGGACAAGTTCAACAGGCTCCTGGAGGACTTTCTGCAAGAG ggggaggagccagatgAAGATGATGCGTACCAGGTTCTGTCCACGCTGAAGAGAATCACCGCGTTCCACAA cGCGCACGACCTCTCTCAATGGGACTTATTCGCCAGCAATTATAAACTCCTCAACACGGGTCTCCAGAACGGGGACATGCCCGAGCAG attGTCATCCACGCGATGCAGTGCACACACTACATCATCTTGTGGCACCTCGCCAAGGTCTCCGAGGGCAGCTCCAAAAAG GGGGATATGGCGACCCTGAGGAAGCAGATGAGGGCGTTCTGCCTAATGTGTCAGCGCTACCTGACCAGCGTCAACACCACGGTCAAAGAGCAG GCCTTCACCATCCTGTGTGACGCCCTGATGATCTTCAGCCACCAGATCGTGTCGTCGGGCCGCGAGCAGCTGGAGAGCCTGATCTACACGCCCGACTCCTCCCTCCAGGCGGAGCTGCTCAGCTTCATCCTGGACCACGTCTTCATCGACCAGGACGAGGACAACAACAGCACAG aTGGGCAGCAAGATGACGAGGCCAGTAAGATCGAGGCGTTGCATAAAAGGCGAAACTTGCTGGCGGCCTACTGCAAGCTGATCATTTACAACGTGGTGGAGATGAACACTGGAGCAGACATATTTAAGCAGTACATGAGG TATTACAATGATTATGGAGATATCATTAAGGAGACCATGGCTAAAACAAGACAAATTGATAAAATCCAGTGTGCCAAGACACTCATTCTGAGTTTGCAGCAG TTGTTCAACGAGATGTTGTCAGATCTCGGGTGCAACTTCGACCGCTCCTCGTCCTCATTCTGCGTCATGAAAGAGCTGGCCCGACGGTTCTCCCTGACCTTTGGCCTGGATCAACTCAAGACCAGGGAGGCCATAGCCATGTTACACAA GGATGGCATCGAGTTTGCCTTCAAGGAGCCCAGTCCTCAGGGAGAGGGAAACCCACCTCTCAACCTCGCCTTTCTGGACATCCTGAGCGAGTTCTCCTCCAAACTGCTCCGGCAGGACAAGAAAACTGT TCACCTGTACCTGGAGCGGTTCATGACCTTCCAGATGGCTCTGCAGCGGGAGGACTGCTggctccccctcatctcctacAGGAACTCCCTCCAGGCCGGAGGAGACGACGACACCATGTCGGTCATCAGCGGCATCAGCAGCCGCGGCTCCACGGTCAGGAGCAAGAAGGCCAAGCCAGCCAGCACCGGCAAGCGGAAACTGCCAGAAG AAGAGACCAGCTGCAGCAGCACGGACGCCGTGTGGCTGAACCGCGAGCAGGGAGCGCAGACGCCGGGCATGATGCCCTCCgcccacctcacctccaccgTCCTGAGGGACCCCAAGAAGCTGAGGGCGACGGACGACAGCTACGTGGGCGTGTACGCCATGACGTCGGAACCGCAGCCGCACCAGGCCACGCCCCACCCGCACCAGGCCACGCCCCACCCGCACCAGGCCACGCCCCACCCGCACCAGGCCACGCCCCACCTGCACCAGGCCACGCCCCTCCCGCAGCACCATCACCAAGCCCCCATGGACTACAA CACCCAGGTCACTTGGATGCTGGCACAGAGGCAGCAAGTGGAGGCCCGGCAGCAACAGGAGCGTGCCAGCGTGCAGTACGCCAAGATGAGGAGCCACATGCAGCATGCCAT CCGGCGAGGGTCGGGACTCATGGAGGACGACGAAGAGCCGATAGTCGAGGATGTGATGATGTCGTCCGAGGATCGCTTGGAAGACCTCAACGAGGGCATGGATTTCGACACCATGGATATCGATCTG CCACCATCCAAGAATCGCAGGGAGAGATCGGAACTGAAGCCTGACTATTTTGATCCATCTTCTATCATGGATGATTCG GTCCTCAATGTTTCAATGTTCTAA